The genomic segment ATATTCGGCTTCCTCTGGCTCTTTGCCAATTTCATCCTCAAAATTCAGGCCCTGGCGGCTCTGAGCGCTTACCTGGGTATTATAAACCTCAGCCTCGCCCTGTTTAACCTCATCCCCGGATTCCCCCTGGATGGCGGAAGGCTCCTGCGCTCTTTCCTCTGGGGAATAACCGGAAATTTCCGGAAAGCTACGGAAATAGCCATAACGGCGGGAAGGATAATAGCTTTCGCCTTTATCGTAGGGGGGATAGTCTGGGCTCTCACAGGCCACTGGCTCGATGGGATCTGGCTGGCTTTCATCGGGTGGTTCCTGGATAACGCTGCTACCCAGAGTTACAGGCAACTTGTGAGCAAAGAAACCCTCAAGGGCGTTAAAGTAAGGGAGCTGATGAGCCAGGAGTGCCCCATTGTCCCCGCCTCCCTCACCATCAACGACCTTGTTTACAACTATGTCTTACCCCACAGCACCCGATGCTTTTTCGTCCAGGAAGGGGAAAAGCTCAGGGGAATGGTCACCCTCCATCACCTTAAACTGGTCCCGCAGGCCAGGTGGTCCTCGGTAAAAGTGGCAGAGATTTTAACGCCTCTGGAAAAG from the Anaerolineae bacterium genome contains:
- a CDS encoding site-2 protease family protein — translated: MVGSIRLGKIFGIPIMVHYTWFIVFTLIALSLSTQYFPSRYPNWSQWMYWTMGIATGLLLFLSVLAHELAHSLLSSLQGIPVQRITLFLFGGVASISRESATPLGEFLMALSGPVASLLISGIFGFLWLFANFILKIQALAALSAYLGIINLSLALFNLIPGFPLDGGRLLRSFLWGITGNFRKATEIAITAGRIIAFAFIVGGIVWALTGHWLDGIWLAFIGWFLDNAATQSYRQLVSKETLKGVKVRELMSQECPIVPASLTINDLVYNYVLPHSTRCFFVQEGEKLRGMVTLHHLKLVPQARWSSVKVAEILTPLEKLLKISPDDDALDALELMVENDVNQIPVVEGEEVVGLIRRDHLLQFIRTRLELGI